A genomic segment from Triticum dicoccoides isolate Atlit2015 ecotype Zavitan chromosome 1A, WEW_v2.0, whole genome shotgun sequence encodes:
- the LOC119310352 gene encoding uncharacterized protein At5g39865-like, translated as MAMWPSWVKTRASRSKSSPSTALVAAAATTRRFSIASHSPSLKDIPSLVRPEHPRPPRVFHRLRVAASALRLLRALKSASAHATAREPEVHVVLYSTSLRVVRRTYEDCYTVRFILRGIGATVDERDLAVDNAFVAEFAALLPPRLGLALPQVFVDGRHLGGVEEVQRLHECGELNRIVAAPTISSAPAHPPCGRCGDERHVPCGSCDGSRKKHSDDGSRKKQSDDEDGALTCAACNASGLVRCPDCLFPAAA; from the coding sequence ATGGCTATGTGGCCTTCTTGGGTGAAGACGCGCGCTTCCAGGTCCAAATCCTCCCCGTCCACCGCGCTCgtcgccgctgccgccaccacccggCGCTTCTCCATCGCCTCCCACTCCCCCTCCCTCAAGGACATCCCGTCGCTGGTCCGCCCGGAGCACCCCCGCCCGCCGCGCGTCTTCCACCGCCTCCGCGTCGCGGCCTCCGCCCTCCGCCTCCTCCGCGCCCTCAAGTCGGCCTCGGCGCACGCCACCGCCCGGGAGCCAGAGGTGCACGTGGTGCTCTACTCCACCTCCCTCCGCGTCGTCCGCCGCACCTACGAGGACTGCTACACCGTGCGCTTCATCCTGCGGGGGATCGGCGCCACCGTCGACGAGCGCGACCTGGCCGTGGACAACGCCTTCGTGGCGGAGTTCGCCGCGCTCCTGCCGCCCCGCCTGGGCCTGGCCCTCCCGCAGGTCTTCGTGGACGGCCGCCACCTCGGGGGCGTCGAGGAGGTCCAGCGCCTCCACGAGTGCGGCGAGCTCAACCGCATCGTCGCGGCCCCGACGATATCCTCCGCCCCGGCCCATCCCCCCTGCGGCCGCTGCGGCGACGAGCGCCACGTGCCCTGCGGCAGCTGCGACGGGAGCCGGAAGAAGCACAGCGACGACGGGAGCCGCAAGAAGCAGAGCGACGACGAGGACGGCGCCCTCACCTGCGCCGCCTGCAACGCGAGCGGCCTAGTCCGGTGCCCGGACTGCCTCTTCCCGGCGGCCGCCTGA